Proteins encoded by one window of Deinococcus yavapaiensis KR-236:
- a CDS encoding asparaginase: MPNLALVHTGGTIASKPDVDAGGLTPQVAPTLPEMAGAHVTSFQPFQLPSPHIRLSHMLELRTLIARLAGRFDAVVLTHGTDTLEETAFFLHLTLPPSIPVVLTGSMRHAQAPSFDGPGNLRDAAVLALHPDTRGRGPLAVFGGDVFDARTVTKTHTTALDAFGGYPGPIGRVDDLDVRFFARPEERPVFEPPHVDARVEILYAYAGWRGEGFEEAATRADGLVIAALGTGNLPPELLPLVAATAKPVVIATRTHAGPVLPVYGYPGGGATLVRAGAIPASFLNAHKARILLIVLLSLGLRQDEIREVFERGRF, from the coding sequence GTGCCGAACCTCGCCCTCGTTCACACCGGCGGCACCATCGCCAGCAAACCCGACGTCGACGCCGGAGGTCTCACGCCGCAAGTCGCGCCGACGCTGCCGGAAATGGCGGGCGCGCACGTCACGAGCTTCCAACCGTTTCAGCTGCCCAGCCCGCACATCCGCCTGTCGCACATGCTGGAACTCCGCACGCTGATCGCCCGCCTCGCCGGACGCTTCGACGCCGTCGTCCTCACGCACGGCACGGACACGTTGGAGGAAACGGCGTTCTTCTTGCACCTCACCTTGCCGCCAAGCATCCCCGTCGTCCTGACAGGCTCCATGCGCCACGCGCAAGCCCCTTCGTTCGACGGCCCGGGCAACTTGCGCGACGCGGCAGTTCTCGCCTTGCACCCCGACACGCGCGGACGCGGCCCCCTGGCCGTCTTCGGCGGAGACGTGTTCGACGCGCGCACCGTCACGAAGACGCACACGACCGCCCTCGACGCCTTCGGCGGCTACCCCGGCCCGATCGGGCGCGTGGACGACCTCGACGTTCGCTTCTTCGCGCGCCCCGAGGAACGCCCCGTGTTCGAACCGCCGCACGTCGACGCACGCGTCGAGATTCTCTACGCGTACGCGGGTTGGCGCGGCGAAGGCTTCGAGGAAGCCGCCACCCGCGCCGACGGCCTCGTAATCGCCGCGCTCGGCACCGGAAACTTGCCGCCGGAACTCCTGCCGCTCGTGGCGGCGACCGCAAAGCCCGTCGTGATCGCCACGCGAACCCACGCGGGTCCCGTCCTGCCCGTGTACGGCTACCCGGGCGGCGGCGCCACCCTCGTACGCGCCGGCGCCATTCCCGCGTCCTTCCTCAACGCCCACAAGGCGCGCATCCTGCTCATCGTGCTGCTGAGCTTAGGGCTTCGCCAAGACGAGATTCGCGAAGTCTTCGAGCGAGGCCGCTTCTGA
- a CDS encoding thymidine kinase, with protein sequence MLRSPYHGGHLEVIVGPMFSGKSEELIRRVTRAVIARQRVVVFKPAIDDRYHATHVASHSGRIVEALAVRSTEDVRAYLRGERPLLSEAAASPDVVGFDEAQFFDADLVPLALELASSGARVVLAGLDLDFRGEPFGLMPDLLARAESVEKLTAVCVVCGAPATRTQRLIGGQPARYDDPVVLVGAHESYEARCRVHHEVRRDQALHLHPL encoded by the coding sequence ATGCTGCGCTCTCCCTACCACGGCGGTCACCTCGAGGTCATTGTCGGACCGATGTTCAGCGGCAAGAGCGAGGAACTCATTCGCCGAGTGACCCGCGCCGTGATCGCGCGGCAACGCGTCGTCGTGTTCAAACCCGCCATCGACGACCGCTATCACGCCACGCACGTCGCGAGCCACTCGGGACGCATCGTCGAGGCCCTCGCCGTGCGGTCCACCGAGGACGTGCGTGCGTATCTGCGCGGCGAGCGTCCCTTGCTGAGCGAGGCGGCCGCTTCTCCTGACGTCGTGGGATTCGACGAAGCGCAATTTTTCGACGCGGACCTCGTGCCGCTCGCGCTCGAACTCGCGTCGTCCGGCGCGCGCGTGGTGCTCGCAGGACTCGACCTCGACTTTCGCGGCGAGCCGTTCGGCCTCATGCCCGACCTGTTGGCGCGCGCCGAAAGCGTCGAGAAGCTCACGGCGGTGTGTGTCGTGTGCGGCGCGCCCGCCACGCGCACGCAGCGCCTCATCGGCGGGCAACCCGCGCGCTACGACGATCCCGTCGTCCTCGTCGGCGCCCACGAAAGTTACGAGGCGCGCTGCCGAGTTCACCACGAGGTTCGGCGAGACCAAGCCCTTCACCTTCATCCTTTGTGA
- the rpmE gene encoding 50S ribosomal protein L31, giving the protein MKKDVHPKAVPCKIIYQGQVVMETMSTKPEIHVEVWSGVHPFWTGETRFLDTEGRVDKFNKRFGDSYRRKK; this is encoded by the coding sequence ATGAAGAAAGACGTCCACCCCAAGGCGGTGCCCTGCAAGATCATCTACCAGGGTCAAGTCGTGATGGAAACCATGAGCACGAAGCCCGAAATCCACGTGGAAGTGTGGAGCGGCGTCCACCCCTTCTGGACGGGTGAAACGCGCTTCCTCGACACGGAAGGCCGCGTCGACAAGTTCAACAAGCGTTTCGGCGACTCGTACCGCCGCAAGAAGTAA
- a CDS encoding CAP domain-containing protein, producing MSTTRVLGAFALLLLGSASAQSLESQLLARLNDLRVAGVRCPTGTKAPAPRLNYSVTLASAAQQQALYMAATGRITHYGENGSTPKVRAASFGEHATSVTEIIFMGSPGPFERAVTWWLNSAVHCNVFTDARYASAGVSVLTGARGTAFVVVFSSNR from the coding sequence ATGTCGACCACCCGCGTCCTCGGTGCCTTCGCCTTGCTACTGCTCGGCTCGGCGAGCGCCCAATCGCTCGAGTCGCAGTTGCTCGCACGACTCAACGACTTGCGCGTGGCGGGCGTGCGCTGCCCCACGGGCACGAAAGCGCCCGCGCCTCGCCTGAACTACTCGGTGACGCTCGCGAGCGCGGCGCAGCAGCAAGCGCTTTACATGGCCGCCACGGGCCGCATCACGCACTACGGCGAGAACGGCAGCACGCCGAAGGTCCGCGCGGCGTCGTTCGGCGAGCACGCGACGAGCGTCACGGAGATCATCTTCATGGGCTCGCCCGGGCCTTTCGAACGGGCCGTGACGTGGTGGCTGAACTCGGCGGTGCATTGCAACGTTTTCACCGACGCTCGGTACGCCTCGGCGGGCGTGAGCGTCTTGACGGGCGCGCGCGGAACTGCCTTCGTGGTCGTGTTCAGCTCGAATCGCTGA
- a CDS encoding glycerophosphodiester phosphodiesterase: MAPLLLGHRGTPRLHRENTLVGFREALSRGLDGVELDVRRCLDGTLVVHHDATLLDGRRIANLRFRALKPQPVPTLAEVLAWAAESGAFVNVELKYESVRPDDRVLRTAELLRRYGLLERSIVSSFNPLFLSALREADANVRRGFLYDRAPLVMPLVAERIGVHALHPHHSLVTSALMCQARARGWDVNVWTVNDAVLVRRLTDLGVNALMGDDPDVLAVARS; encoded by the coding sequence ATGGCTCCCTTGCTGCTCGGCCACCGCGGTACGCCGCGCCTTCACCGTGAAAACACGCTCGTCGGCTTTCGAGAGGCGCTCAGCCGCGGCTTGGACGGCGTCGAACTGGACGTTCGGCGCTGCCTCGACGGAACGCTGGTCGTGCATCACGACGCGACGCTGCTCGACGGACGCCGCATCGCCAACCTGCGTTTTCGCGCGCTGAAACCTCAGCCCGTCCCGACCCTCGCCGAGGTGCTGGCGTGGGCGGCCGAATCGGGCGCGTTCGTGAACGTGGAGTTGAAGTACGAGAGCGTGCGGCCCGACGACCGTGTTCTCCGGACGGCGGAGTTGCTGCGCCGCTACGGGCTGCTGGAGCGCTCGATCGTGTCGAGCTTCAATCCGCTGTTCCTGTCGGCGTTGCGCGAAGCCGACGCGAACGTTCGGCGCGGCTTCCTGTACGATCGAGCGCCCCTCGTGATGCCGCTTGTGGCCGAACGGATCGGCGTGCACGCGCTTCATCCGCATCACTCGCTCGTGACGTCTGCGTTGATGTGCCAAGCTCGAGCGCGCGGCTGGGACGTGAACGTGTGGACGGTGAACGACGCGGTTCTCGTGCGCCGCTTGACAGACCTCGGCGTGAACGCGTTGATGGGTGACGATCCGGACGTGTTGGCGGTCGCGCGAAGTTGA
- the mutL gene encoding DNA mismatch repair endonuclease MutL codes for MSRPIRVLPPEVTRLIAAGEVISRPLDVVRELVDNALDAKATRIEVELEGGGLSVVRVRDNGVGIPEADVPLAPRRHATSKLADVNAIDTLGFRGEALWSMAWAGELTLVTRPAAQLGAIELKARGDDVEVTRVKAAAGTAVTVRDLFAALPARLRTQVPPATEVREVTTLLGRYALHHPELHWKLVADGEVKLQHAPSDARGAVASVFGALTANRVLSVDAELVRGVLSRPELTRPRRDRMLLAVNGRPVAFPQVLEKAVIAGYGELLPSGQAPLCVLDLRLRPSDVNPNVHPAKAEVALANVPDLAAQLTEAVRAALMASPLVRSAPALHLAEPPRPSQAHFPALHLLGVFRETYLLAEGEGDLWLVDAHAAAERVWYERLERGVHAAAPVELAHPELVQLTPEQAARLAEREETLRAFGVTIEAFGAGLARVRTLPSDILGLPVERLVETVLAEALGVDEPRRAVLAKLACAPALKAGMATVERGRELLLDLAGCVQPYACPHGRPTVVRLSERDLAHAFGRRSPRDLPKGRDVYEAKVETE; via the coding sequence ATGTCCCGCCCGATTCGCGTTCTACCGCCGGAAGTGACGCGTCTCATCGCGGCGGGCGAAGTCATTTCGCGTCCGCTCGACGTCGTGCGCGAACTCGTCGACAACGCCCTGGACGCCAAGGCAACGCGAATCGAGGTGGAGCTCGAAGGCGGCGGCTTGAGCGTCGTGCGCGTCCGCGACAACGGCGTCGGCATTCCCGAAGCGGACGTTCCCCTCGCGCCGCGGCGGCACGCGACGAGCAAGCTCGCGGACGTGAACGCGATCGACACCCTCGGCTTTCGAGGAGAAGCGCTGTGGAGCATGGCGTGGGCGGGCGAACTCACGCTCGTGACGCGGCCCGCCGCCCAGCTCGGCGCGATCGAGCTCAAGGCGCGCGGAGACGACGTCGAGGTGACGCGCGTGAAGGCGGCGGCGGGCACGGCCGTCACGGTGCGCGACTTGTTCGCCGCGTTGCCCGCGCGGCTTCGCACGCAAGTGCCGCCCGCGACGGAAGTGCGCGAGGTGACCACCTTGCTCGGCCGGTACGCCTTGCATCATCCGGAGTTGCACTGGAAACTCGTCGCGGACGGCGAGGTGAAGCTTCAACACGCACCGTCGGACGCTCGAGGCGCCGTGGCGAGCGTGTTCGGAGCGCTCACGGCGAACCGAGTGCTGAGCGTCGACGCGGAGCTCGTGCGCGGCGTGCTGTCGCGGCCCGAGCTCACGCGGCCTCGCCGCGACCGGATGCTGCTCGCCGTGAACGGGCGGCCCGTGGCGTTTCCGCAAGTGCTGGAAAAGGCCGTGATCGCCGGGTACGGCGAGTTGCTGCCGAGCGGGCAGGCGCCGCTGTGCGTCCTCGACCTTCGCTTGCGGCCGAGCGACGTGAATCCCAACGTGCATCCGGCGAAGGCGGAGGTCGCGCTCGCGAACGTGCCCGATCTCGCCGCGCAATTGACCGAAGCGGTCCGAGCGGCGCTGATGGCGTCGCCGCTCGTGCGTTCCGCTCCGGCGTTGCACCTCGCCGAGCCTCCGAGGCCGTCGCAAGCGCACTTTCCGGCGTTGCACCTTCTCGGCGTGTTTCGCGAGACGTACCTGCTCGCCGAAGGCGAGGGAGACTTGTGGTTGGTGGACGCGCACGCGGCGGCCGAGCGGGTGTGGTACGAGCGGTTGGAGCGCGGTGTCCACGCGGCGGCGCCCGTGGAGCTCGCGCATCCGGAGCTCGTGCAGCTCACGCCCGAGCAGGCGGCGCGCCTCGCCGAGCGCGAGGAGACGCTTCGCGCGTTCGGCGTGACGATCGAGGCGTTCGGGGCGGGGCTCGCCCGCGTCCGCACCTTGCCGAGCGACATCCTGGGACTTCCCGTGGAGCGCCTCGTGGAGACGGTCCTCGCCGAGGCGCTCGGGGTGGACGAGCCGCGCCGAGCGGTCCTCGCGAAGTTGGCGTGCGCGCCCGCCTTGAAGGCGGGCATGGCGACGGTGGAGCGCGGGCGCGAACTGCTGCTCGACCTCGCTGGGTGCGTTCAGCCGTACGCTTGCCCGCACGGTCGCCCGACCGTGGTGCGCCTCTCGGAGCGTGACCTCGCGCACGCCTTCGGGCGTCGTTCTCCGCGCGACTTGCCGAAGGGGCGCGACGTGTACGAAGCGAAGGTGGAGACCGAGTAG